One window from the genome of Scatophagus argus isolate fScaArg1 chromosome 13, fScaArg1.pri, whole genome shotgun sequence encodes:
- the LOC124069224 gene encoding muscleblind-like protein 1 isoform X16, producing the protein MALNMAHIRDTKWLTLEVCREFQRGTCSRSDQECKFAHPAKSCQVDNGRVIACFDSLKGRCSRENCKYLHPPPHLKTQLEINGRNNLIQQKNMAMLAQQMQLANAMMPGTQLPPMVRGHTRMNTPQLLPTPMFSVTPGLATNASAAAAAAAAFNPYLSPVSPGLMPPEILPSTPVLMASSPTVSQVPNAAAAAQKLLRTDRLEVCREYQRGNCSRGENDCRFAHPADSTMIDTNDNTVTVCMDYIKGRCSREKCKYFHPPAHLQAKIKATQHQVNQATAAAAMGITPSVMAPLPKRAALEKANGASAMFNTGMLQYQQALASMQFQQQAAFLPSVPMMHGGTPATVSAATTSATSVPFATASTNQIPIISADHLSSHKYLTQM; encoded by the exons ATGGCGCTGAACATGGCACACATCCGCGACACAAAGTGGCTGACACTTGAAGTATGTAGGGAGTTCCAGAGGGGCACGTGCTCACGCTCCGACCAGGAGTGCAAGTTCGCTCATCCGGCCAAGAGCTGTCAGGTGGACAACGGACGGGTCATCGCCTGCTTCGACTCACTCAAG GGCCGTTGTTCCAGGGAGAACTGCAAGTACCTGCACCCTCCTCCCCACTTAAAGACCCAGCTTGAGATCAATGGCAGGAACAACCTGATCCAGCAGAAGAACATGGCCATGCTGGCCCAGCAGATGCAGCTCGCCAACGCCATGATGCCTGGCACGCAGCTACCGCCTATGGTGAGAGGACACACACGTATGAACACACCACAGCTACTGCCCACG CCCATGTTCTCGGTGACGCCAGGCCTGGCCACCAACgccagtgcagcagcagctgcagccgcTGCCTTTAATCCCTACCTGAGCCCCGTGTCCCCAGGCCTGATGCCTCCAGAGATCCTGCCAAGCACCCCTGTCCTCATGGCCTCAAGTCCCACCGTCAGCCAAGTCCCTaacgctgctgctgcagcccagAAACTGCTGAGAACAGATAGACTTGAG GTGTGTCGGGAATATCAGAGAGGCAACTGCTCTCGGGGGGAGAATGACTGCCGCTTCGCCCACCCCGCAGACAGCACCATGATCGACACCAACGACAACACCGTCACCGTGTGCATGGACTACATCAAGGGCCGGTGCTCCCGGGAAAAGTGCAAGTACTTCCACCCGCCAGCCCATCTGCAGGCCAAAATTAAGGCTACCCAGCACCAGGTGAACCAGGCTACAGCCGCCGCGGCCATG GGCATCACCCCTAGTGTCATGGCTCCCCTGCCCAAGCGGGCAGCCCTGGAGAAGGCCAATGGGGCCTCTGCCATGTTTAACACCGGCATGCTCCAGTACCAACAGGCCCTGGCCAGCATGCAGTTTCAGCAGCAGGCTGCTTTCCTTCCATCAG TTCCCATGATGCACGGTGGTACTCCGGCCACTGTGTCTGCAGCCACCACATCTGCCACAAGCGTTCCCTTCGCAACTGCCTCCACCAATCAG ATTCCAATAATATCTGCAGATCATCTGAGTAGTCACAAGTACTTGACTCAAATGTAG
- the LOC124069224 gene encoding muscleblind-like protein 1 isoform X6 translates to MALNMAHIRDTKWLTLEVCREFQRGTCSRSDQECKFAHPAKSCQVDNGRVIACFDSLKGRCSRENCKYLHPPPHLKTQLEINGRNNLIQQKNMAMLAQQMQLANAMMPGTQLPPMVRGHTRMNTPQLLPTPMFSVTPGLATNASAAAAAAAAFNPYLSPVSPGLMPPEILPSTPVLMASSPTVSQVPNAAAAAQKLLRTDRLEVCREYQRGNCSRGENDCRFAHPADSTMIDTNDNTVTVCMDYIKGRCSREKCKYFHPPAHLQAKIKATQHQVNQATAAAAMGITPSVMAPLPKRAALEKANGASAMFNTGMLQYQQALASMQFQQQAAFLPSGSILCMTPATSVVPMMHGGTPATVSAATTSATSVPFATASTNQDSSLSKLTTNEYMQLIPIISADHLSSHKYLTQM, encoded by the exons ATGGCGCTGAACATGGCACACATCCGCGACACAAAGTGGCTGACACTTGAAGTATGTAGGGAGTTCCAGAGGGGCACGTGCTCACGCTCCGACCAGGAGTGCAAGTTCGCTCATCCGGCCAAGAGCTGTCAGGTGGACAACGGACGGGTCATCGCCTGCTTCGACTCACTCAAG GGCCGTTGTTCCAGGGAGAACTGCAAGTACCTGCACCCTCCTCCCCACTTAAAGACCCAGCTTGAGATCAATGGCAGGAACAACCTGATCCAGCAGAAGAACATGGCCATGCTGGCCCAGCAGATGCAGCTCGCCAACGCCATGATGCCTGGCACGCAGCTACCGCCTATGGTGAGAGGACACACACGTATGAACACACCACAGCTACTGCCCACG CCCATGTTCTCGGTGACGCCAGGCCTGGCCACCAACgccagtgcagcagcagctgcagccgcTGCCTTTAATCCCTACCTGAGCCCCGTGTCCCCAGGCCTGATGCCTCCAGAGATCCTGCCAAGCACCCCTGTCCTCATGGCCTCAAGTCCCACCGTCAGCCAAGTCCCTaacgctgctgctgcagcccagAAACTGCTGAGAACAGATAGACTTGAG GTGTGTCGGGAATATCAGAGAGGCAACTGCTCTCGGGGGGAGAATGACTGCCGCTTCGCCCACCCCGCAGACAGCACCATGATCGACACCAACGACAACACCGTCACCGTGTGCATGGACTACATCAAGGGCCGGTGCTCCCGGGAAAAGTGCAAGTACTTCCACCCGCCAGCCCATCTGCAGGCCAAAATTAAGGCTACCCAGCACCAGGTGAACCAGGCTACAGCCGCCGCGGCCATG GGCATCACCCCTAGTGTCATGGCTCCCCTGCCCAAGCGGGCAGCCCTGGAGAAGGCCAATGGGGCCTCTGCCATGTTTAACACCGGCATGCTCCAGTACCAACAGGCCCTGGCCAGCATGCAGTTTCAGCAGCAGGCTGCTTTCCTTCCATCAG GCTCAATATTGTGCATGACACCTGCAACCAGCGTTG TTCCCATGATGCACGGTGGTACTCCGGCCACTGTGTCTGCAGCCACCACATCTGCCACAAGCGTTCCCTTCGCAACTGCCTCCACCAATCAG GACTCTTCCTTATCAAAGTTGACTACCAACGAATACATGCAATTG ATTCCAATAATATCTGCAGATCATCTGAGTAGTCACAAGTACTTGACTCAAATGTAG
- the LOC124069224 gene encoding muscleblind-like protein 1 isoform X19, whose protein sequence is MALNMAHIRDTKWLTLEVCREFQRGTCSRSDQECKFAHPAKSCQVDNGRVIACFDSLKGRCSRENCKYLHPPPHLKTQLEINGRNNLIQQKNMAMLAQQMQLANAMMPGTQLPPMVRGHTRMNTPQLLPTPMFSVTPGLATNASAAAAAAAAFNPYLSPVSPGLMPPEILPSTPVLMASSPTVSQVPNAAAAAQKLLRTDRLEVCREYQRGNCSRGENDCRFAHPADSTMIDTNDNTVTVCMDYIKGRCSREKCKYFHPPAHLQAKIKATQHQVNQATAAAAMTQSAVKSLKRPLDATFDLGITPSVMAPLPKRAALEKANGASAMFNTGMLQYQQALASMQFQQQAAFLPSDSNNICRSSE, encoded by the exons ATGGCGCTGAACATGGCACACATCCGCGACACAAAGTGGCTGACACTTGAAGTATGTAGGGAGTTCCAGAGGGGCACGTGCTCACGCTCCGACCAGGAGTGCAAGTTCGCTCATCCGGCCAAGAGCTGTCAGGTGGACAACGGACGGGTCATCGCCTGCTTCGACTCACTCAAG GGCCGTTGTTCCAGGGAGAACTGCAAGTACCTGCACCCTCCTCCCCACTTAAAGACCCAGCTTGAGATCAATGGCAGGAACAACCTGATCCAGCAGAAGAACATGGCCATGCTGGCCCAGCAGATGCAGCTCGCCAACGCCATGATGCCTGGCACGCAGCTACCGCCTATGGTGAGAGGACACACACGTATGAACACACCACAGCTACTGCCCACG CCCATGTTCTCGGTGACGCCAGGCCTGGCCACCAACgccagtgcagcagcagctgcagccgcTGCCTTTAATCCCTACCTGAGCCCCGTGTCCCCAGGCCTGATGCCTCCAGAGATCCTGCCAAGCACCCCTGTCCTCATGGCCTCAAGTCCCACCGTCAGCCAAGTCCCTaacgctgctgctgcagcccagAAACTGCTGAGAACAGATAGACTTGAG GTGTGTCGGGAATATCAGAGAGGCAACTGCTCTCGGGGGGAGAATGACTGCCGCTTCGCCCACCCCGCAGACAGCACCATGATCGACACCAACGACAACACCGTCACCGTGTGCATGGACTACATCAAGGGCCGGTGCTCCCGGGAAAAGTGCAAGTACTTCCACCCGCCAGCCCATCTGCAGGCCAAAATTAAGGCTACCCAGCACCAGGTGAACCAGGCTACAGCCGCCGCGGCCATG ACTCAGTCGGCTGTCAAATCACTGAAGCGACCCCTCGACGCAACCTTTGACCTG GGCATCACCCCTAGTGTCATGGCTCCCCTGCCCAAGCGGGCAGCCCTGGAGAAGGCCAATGGGGCCTCTGCCATGTTTAACACCGGCATGCTCCAGTACCAACAGGCCCTGGCCAGCATGCAGTTTCAGCAGCAGGCTGCTTTCCTTCCATCAG ATTCCAATAATATCTGCAGATCATCTGAGTAG
- the LOC124069224 gene encoding muscleblind-like protein 1 isoform X11, protein MALNMAHIRDTKWLTLEVCREFQRGTCSRSDQECKFAHPAKSCQVDNGRVIACFDSLKGRCSRENCKYLHPPPHLKTQLEINGRNNLIQQKNMAMLAQQMQLANAMMPGTQLPPMVRGHTRMNTPQLLPTPMFSVTPGLATNASAAAAAAAAFNPYLSPVSPGLMPPEILPSTPVLMASSPTVSQVPNAAAAAQKLLRTDRLEVCREYQRGNCSRGENDCRFAHPADSTMIDTNDNTVTVCMDYIKGRCSREKCKYFHPPAHLQAKIKATQHQVNQATAAAAMGITPSVMAPLPKRAALEKANGASAMFNTGMLQYQQALASMQFQQQAAFLPSVPMMHGGTPATVSAATTSATSVPFATASTNQDSSLSKLTTNEYMQLIPIISADHLSSHKYLTQM, encoded by the exons ATGGCGCTGAACATGGCACACATCCGCGACACAAAGTGGCTGACACTTGAAGTATGTAGGGAGTTCCAGAGGGGCACGTGCTCACGCTCCGACCAGGAGTGCAAGTTCGCTCATCCGGCCAAGAGCTGTCAGGTGGACAACGGACGGGTCATCGCCTGCTTCGACTCACTCAAG GGCCGTTGTTCCAGGGAGAACTGCAAGTACCTGCACCCTCCTCCCCACTTAAAGACCCAGCTTGAGATCAATGGCAGGAACAACCTGATCCAGCAGAAGAACATGGCCATGCTGGCCCAGCAGATGCAGCTCGCCAACGCCATGATGCCTGGCACGCAGCTACCGCCTATGGTGAGAGGACACACACGTATGAACACACCACAGCTACTGCCCACG CCCATGTTCTCGGTGACGCCAGGCCTGGCCACCAACgccagtgcagcagcagctgcagccgcTGCCTTTAATCCCTACCTGAGCCCCGTGTCCCCAGGCCTGATGCCTCCAGAGATCCTGCCAAGCACCCCTGTCCTCATGGCCTCAAGTCCCACCGTCAGCCAAGTCCCTaacgctgctgctgcagcccagAAACTGCTGAGAACAGATAGACTTGAG GTGTGTCGGGAATATCAGAGAGGCAACTGCTCTCGGGGGGAGAATGACTGCCGCTTCGCCCACCCCGCAGACAGCACCATGATCGACACCAACGACAACACCGTCACCGTGTGCATGGACTACATCAAGGGCCGGTGCTCCCGGGAAAAGTGCAAGTACTTCCACCCGCCAGCCCATCTGCAGGCCAAAATTAAGGCTACCCAGCACCAGGTGAACCAGGCTACAGCCGCCGCGGCCATG GGCATCACCCCTAGTGTCATGGCTCCCCTGCCCAAGCGGGCAGCCCTGGAGAAGGCCAATGGGGCCTCTGCCATGTTTAACACCGGCATGCTCCAGTACCAACAGGCCCTGGCCAGCATGCAGTTTCAGCAGCAGGCTGCTTTCCTTCCATCAG TTCCCATGATGCACGGTGGTACTCCGGCCACTGTGTCTGCAGCCACCACATCTGCCACAAGCGTTCCCTTCGCAACTGCCTCCACCAATCAG GACTCTTCCTTATCAAAGTTGACTACCAACGAATACATGCAATTG ATTCCAATAATATCTGCAGATCATCTGAGTAGTCACAAGTACTTGACTCAAATGTAG
- the LOC124069224 gene encoding muscleblind-like protein 1 isoform X3 has translation MALNMAHIRDTKWLTLEVCREFQRGTCSRSDQECKFAHPAKSCQVDNGRVIACFDSLKGRCSRENCKYLHPPPHLKTQLEINGRNNLIQQKNMAMLAQQMQLANAMMPGTQLPPMVRGHTRMNTPQLLPTPMFSVTPGLATNASAAAAAAAAFNPYLSPVSPGLMPPEILPSTPVLMASSPTVSQVPNAAAAAQKLLRTDRLEVCREYQRGNCSRGENDCRFAHPADSTMIDTNDNTVTVCMDYIKGRCSREKCKYFHPPAHLQAKIKATQHQVNQATAAAAMTQSAVKSLKRPLDATFDLGITPSVMAPLPKRAALEKANGASAMFNTGMLQYQQALASMQFQQQAAFLPSVPMMHGGTPATVSAATTSATSVPFATASTNQDSSLSKLTTNEYMQLIPIISADHLSSHKYLTQM, from the exons ATGGCGCTGAACATGGCACACATCCGCGACACAAAGTGGCTGACACTTGAAGTATGTAGGGAGTTCCAGAGGGGCACGTGCTCACGCTCCGACCAGGAGTGCAAGTTCGCTCATCCGGCCAAGAGCTGTCAGGTGGACAACGGACGGGTCATCGCCTGCTTCGACTCACTCAAG GGCCGTTGTTCCAGGGAGAACTGCAAGTACCTGCACCCTCCTCCCCACTTAAAGACCCAGCTTGAGATCAATGGCAGGAACAACCTGATCCAGCAGAAGAACATGGCCATGCTGGCCCAGCAGATGCAGCTCGCCAACGCCATGATGCCTGGCACGCAGCTACCGCCTATGGTGAGAGGACACACACGTATGAACACACCACAGCTACTGCCCACG CCCATGTTCTCGGTGACGCCAGGCCTGGCCACCAACgccagtgcagcagcagctgcagccgcTGCCTTTAATCCCTACCTGAGCCCCGTGTCCCCAGGCCTGATGCCTCCAGAGATCCTGCCAAGCACCCCTGTCCTCATGGCCTCAAGTCCCACCGTCAGCCAAGTCCCTaacgctgctgctgcagcccagAAACTGCTGAGAACAGATAGACTTGAG GTGTGTCGGGAATATCAGAGAGGCAACTGCTCTCGGGGGGAGAATGACTGCCGCTTCGCCCACCCCGCAGACAGCACCATGATCGACACCAACGACAACACCGTCACCGTGTGCATGGACTACATCAAGGGCCGGTGCTCCCGGGAAAAGTGCAAGTACTTCCACCCGCCAGCCCATCTGCAGGCCAAAATTAAGGCTACCCAGCACCAGGTGAACCAGGCTACAGCCGCCGCGGCCATG ACTCAGTCGGCTGTCAAATCACTGAAGCGACCCCTCGACGCAACCTTTGACCTG GGCATCACCCCTAGTGTCATGGCTCCCCTGCCCAAGCGGGCAGCCCTGGAGAAGGCCAATGGGGCCTCTGCCATGTTTAACACCGGCATGCTCCAGTACCAACAGGCCCTGGCCAGCATGCAGTTTCAGCAGCAGGCTGCTTTCCTTCCATCAG TTCCCATGATGCACGGTGGTACTCCGGCCACTGTGTCTGCAGCCACCACATCTGCCACAAGCGTTCCCTTCGCAACTGCCTCCACCAATCAG GACTCTTCCTTATCAAAGTTGACTACCAACGAATACATGCAATTG ATTCCAATAATATCTGCAGATCATCTGAGTAGTCACAAGTACTTGACTCAAATGTAG
- the LOC124069224 gene encoding muscleblind-like protein 1 isoform X18 → MALNMAHIRDTKWLTLEVCREFQRGTCSRSDQECKFAHPAKSCQVDNGRVIACFDSLKGRCSRENCKYLHPPPHLKTQLEINGRNNLIQQKNMAMLAQQMQLANAMMPGTQLPPMPMFSVTPGLATNASAAAAAAAAFNPYLSPVSPGLMPPEILPSTPVLMASSPTVSQVPNAAAAAQKLLRTDRLEVCREYQRGNCSRGENDCRFAHPADSTMIDTNDNTVTVCMDYIKGRCSREKCKYFHPPAHLQAKIKATQHQVNQATAAAAMGITPSVMAPLPKRAALEKANGASAMFNTGMLQYQQALASMQFQQQAAFLPSVPMMHGGTPATVSAATTSATSVPFATASTNQIPIISADHLSSHKYLTQM, encoded by the exons ATGGCGCTGAACATGGCACACATCCGCGACACAAAGTGGCTGACACTTGAAGTATGTAGGGAGTTCCAGAGGGGCACGTGCTCACGCTCCGACCAGGAGTGCAAGTTCGCTCATCCGGCCAAGAGCTGTCAGGTGGACAACGGACGGGTCATCGCCTGCTTCGACTCACTCAAG GGCCGTTGTTCCAGGGAGAACTGCAAGTACCTGCACCCTCCTCCCCACTTAAAGACCCAGCTTGAGATCAATGGCAGGAACAACCTGATCCAGCAGAAGAACATGGCCATGCTGGCCCAGCAGATGCAGCTCGCCAACGCCATGATGCCTGGCACGCAGCTACCGCCTATG CCCATGTTCTCGGTGACGCCAGGCCTGGCCACCAACgccagtgcagcagcagctgcagccgcTGCCTTTAATCCCTACCTGAGCCCCGTGTCCCCAGGCCTGATGCCTCCAGAGATCCTGCCAAGCACCCCTGTCCTCATGGCCTCAAGTCCCACCGTCAGCCAAGTCCCTaacgctgctgctgcagcccagAAACTGCTGAGAACAGATAGACTTGAG GTGTGTCGGGAATATCAGAGAGGCAACTGCTCTCGGGGGGAGAATGACTGCCGCTTCGCCCACCCCGCAGACAGCACCATGATCGACACCAACGACAACACCGTCACCGTGTGCATGGACTACATCAAGGGCCGGTGCTCCCGGGAAAAGTGCAAGTACTTCCACCCGCCAGCCCATCTGCAGGCCAAAATTAAGGCTACCCAGCACCAGGTGAACCAGGCTACAGCCGCCGCGGCCATG GGCATCACCCCTAGTGTCATGGCTCCCCTGCCCAAGCGGGCAGCCCTGGAGAAGGCCAATGGGGCCTCTGCCATGTTTAACACCGGCATGCTCCAGTACCAACAGGCCCTGGCCAGCATGCAGTTTCAGCAGCAGGCTGCTTTCCTTCCATCAG TTCCCATGATGCACGGTGGTACTCCGGCCACTGTGTCTGCAGCCACCACATCTGCCACAAGCGTTCCCTTCGCAACTGCCTCCACCAATCAG ATTCCAATAATATCTGCAGATCATCTGAGTAGTCACAAGTACTTGACTCAAATGTAG
- the LOC124069224 gene encoding muscleblind-like protein 1 isoform X13, whose protein sequence is MALNMAHIRDTKWLTLEVCREFQRGTCSRSDQECKFAHPAKSCQVDNGRVIACFDSLKGRCSRENCKYLHPPPHLKTQLEINGRNNLIQQKNMAMLAQQMQLANAMMPGTQLPPMVRGHTRMNTPQLLPTPMFSVTPGLATNASAAAAAAAAFNPYLSPVSPGLMPPEILPSTPVLMASSPTVSQVPNAAAAAQKLLRTDRLEVCREYQRGNCSRGENDCRFAHPADSTMIDTNDNTVTVCMDYIKGRCSREKCKYFHPPAHLQAKIKATQHQVNQATAAAAMGITPSVMAPLPKRAALEKANGASAMFNTGMLQYQQALASMQFQQQAAFLPSGSILCMTPATSVVPMMHGGTPATVSAATTSATSVPFATASTNQIPIISADHLSSHKYLTQM, encoded by the exons ATGGCGCTGAACATGGCACACATCCGCGACACAAAGTGGCTGACACTTGAAGTATGTAGGGAGTTCCAGAGGGGCACGTGCTCACGCTCCGACCAGGAGTGCAAGTTCGCTCATCCGGCCAAGAGCTGTCAGGTGGACAACGGACGGGTCATCGCCTGCTTCGACTCACTCAAG GGCCGTTGTTCCAGGGAGAACTGCAAGTACCTGCACCCTCCTCCCCACTTAAAGACCCAGCTTGAGATCAATGGCAGGAACAACCTGATCCAGCAGAAGAACATGGCCATGCTGGCCCAGCAGATGCAGCTCGCCAACGCCATGATGCCTGGCACGCAGCTACCGCCTATGGTGAGAGGACACACACGTATGAACACACCACAGCTACTGCCCACG CCCATGTTCTCGGTGACGCCAGGCCTGGCCACCAACgccagtgcagcagcagctgcagccgcTGCCTTTAATCCCTACCTGAGCCCCGTGTCCCCAGGCCTGATGCCTCCAGAGATCCTGCCAAGCACCCCTGTCCTCATGGCCTCAAGTCCCACCGTCAGCCAAGTCCCTaacgctgctgctgcagcccagAAACTGCTGAGAACAGATAGACTTGAG GTGTGTCGGGAATATCAGAGAGGCAACTGCTCTCGGGGGGAGAATGACTGCCGCTTCGCCCACCCCGCAGACAGCACCATGATCGACACCAACGACAACACCGTCACCGTGTGCATGGACTACATCAAGGGCCGGTGCTCCCGGGAAAAGTGCAAGTACTTCCACCCGCCAGCCCATCTGCAGGCCAAAATTAAGGCTACCCAGCACCAGGTGAACCAGGCTACAGCCGCCGCGGCCATG GGCATCACCCCTAGTGTCATGGCTCCCCTGCCCAAGCGGGCAGCCCTGGAGAAGGCCAATGGGGCCTCTGCCATGTTTAACACCGGCATGCTCCAGTACCAACAGGCCCTGGCCAGCATGCAGTTTCAGCAGCAGGCTGCTTTCCTTCCATCAG GCTCAATATTGTGCATGACACCTGCAACCAGCGTTG TTCCCATGATGCACGGTGGTACTCCGGCCACTGTGTCTGCAGCCACCACATCTGCCACAAGCGTTCCCTTCGCAACTGCCTCCACCAATCAG ATTCCAATAATATCTGCAGATCATCTGAGTAGTCACAAGTACTTGACTCAAATGTAG
- the LOC124069224 gene encoding muscleblind-like protein 1 isoform X22, with translation MALNMAHIRDTKWLTLEVCREFQRGTCSRSDQECKFAHPAKSCQVDNGRVIACFDSLKGRCSRENCKYLHPPPHLKTQLEINGRNNLIQQKNMAMLAQQMQLANAMMPGTQLPPMPMFSVTPGLATNASAAAAAAAAFNPYLSPVSPGLMPPEILPSTPVLMASSPTVSQVPNAAAAAQKLLRTDRLEVCREYQRGNCSRGENDCRFAHPADSTMIDTNDNTVTVCMDYIKGRCSREKCKYFHPPAHLQAKIKATQHQVNQATAAAAMGITPSVMAPLPKRAALEKANGASAMFNTGMLQYQQALASMQFQQQAAFLPSDSNNICRSSE, from the exons ATGGCGCTGAACATGGCACACATCCGCGACACAAAGTGGCTGACACTTGAAGTATGTAGGGAGTTCCAGAGGGGCACGTGCTCACGCTCCGACCAGGAGTGCAAGTTCGCTCATCCGGCCAAGAGCTGTCAGGTGGACAACGGACGGGTCATCGCCTGCTTCGACTCACTCAAG GGCCGTTGTTCCAGGGAGAACTGCAAGTACCTGCACCCTCCTCCCCACTTAAAGACCCAGCTTGAGATCAATGGCAGGAACAACCTGATCCAGCAGAAGAACATGGCCATGCTGGCCCAGCAGATGCAGCTCGCCAACGCCATGATGCCTGGCACGCAGCTACCGCCTATG CCCATGTTCTCGGTGACGCCAGGCCTGGCCACCAACgccagtgcagcagcagctgcagccgcTGCCTTTAATCCCTACCTGAGCCCCGTGTCCCCAGGCCTGATGCCTCCAGAGATCCTGCCAAGCACCCCTGTCCTCATGGCCTCAAGTCCCACCGTCAGCCAAGTCCCTaacgctgctgctgcagcccagAAACTGCTGAGAACAGATAGACTTGAG GTGTGTCGGGAATATCAGAGAGGCAACTGCTCTCGGGGGGAGAATGACTGCCGCTTCGCCCACCCCGCAGACAGCACCATGATCGACACCAACGACAACACCGTCACCGTGTGCATGGACTACATCAAGGGCCGGTGCTCCCGGGAAAAGTGCAAGTACTTCCACCCGCCAGCCCATCTGCAGGCCAAAATTAAGGCTACCCAGCACCAGGTGAACCAGGCTACAGCCGCCGCGGCCATG GGCATCACCCCTAGTGTCATGGCTCCCCTGCCCAAGCGGGCAGCCCTGGAGAAGGCCAATGGGGCCTCTGCCATGTTTAACACCGGCATGCTCCAGTACCAACAGGCCCTGGCCAGCATGCAGTTTCAGCAGCAGGCTGCTTTCCTTCCATCAG ATTCCAATAATATCTGCAGATCATCTGAGTAG
- the LOC124069224 gene encoding muscleblind-like protein 1 isoform X12 — protein sequence MALNMAHIRDTKWLTLEVCREFQRGTCSRSDQECKFAHPAKSCQVDNGRVIACFDSLKGRCSRENCKYLHPPPHLKTQLEINGRNNLIQQKNMAMLAQQMQLANAMMPGTQLPPMPMFSVTPGLATNASAAAAAAAAFNPYLSPVSPGLMPPEILPSTPVLMASSPTVSQVPNAAAAAQKLLRTDRLEVCREYQRGNCSRGENDCRFAHPADSTMIDTNDNTVTVCMDYIKGRCSREKCKYFHPPAHLQAKIKATQHQVNQATAAAAMGITPSVMAPLPKRAALEKANGASAMFNTGMLQYQQALASMQFQQQAAFLPSGSILCMTPATSVVPMMHGGTPATVSAATTSATSVPFATASTNQDSSLSKLTTNEYMQLIPIISADHLSSHKYLTQM from the exons ATGGCGCTGAACATGGCACACATCCGCGACACAAAGTGGCTGACACTTGAAGTATGTAGGGAGTTCCAGAGGGGCACGTGCTCACGCTCCGACCAGGAGTGCAAGTTCGCTCATCCGGCCAAGAGCTGTCAGGTGGACAACGGACGGGTCATCGCCTGCTTCGACTCACTCAAG GGCCGTTGTTCCAGGGAGAACTGCAAGTACCTGCACCCTCCTCCCCACTTAAAGACCCAGCTTGAGATCAATGGCAGGAACAACCTGATCCAGCAGAAGAACATGGCCATGCTGGCCCAGCAGATGCAGCTCGCCAACGCCATGATGCCTGGCACGCAGCTACCGCCTATG CCCATGTTCTCGGTGACGCCAGGCCTGGCCACCAACgccagtgcagcagcagctgcagccgcTGCCTTTAATCCCTACCTGAGCCCCGTGTCCCCAGGCCTGATGCCTCCAGAGATCCTGCCAAGCACCCCTGTCCTCATGGCCTCAAGTCCCACCGTCAGCCAAGTCCCTaacgctgctgctgcagcccagAAACTGCTGAGAACAGATAGACTTGAG GTGTGTCGGGAATATCAGAGAGGCAACTGCTCTCGGGGGGAGAATGACTGCCGCTTCGCCCACCCCGCAGACAGCACCATGATCGACACCAACGACAACACCGTCACCGTGTGCATGGACTACATCAAGGGCCGGTGCTCCCGGGAAAAGTGCAAGTACTTCCACCCGCCAGCCCATCTGCAGGCCAAAATTAAGGCTACCCAGCACCAGGTGAACCAGGCTACAGCCGCCGCGGCCATG GGCATCACCCCTAGTGTCATGGCTCCCCTGCCCAAGCGGGCAGCCCTGGAGAAGGCCAATGGGGCCTCTGCCATGTTTAACACCGGCATGCTCCAGTACCAACAGGCCCTGGCCAGCATGCAGTTTCAGCAGCAGGCTGCTTTCCTTCCATCAG GCTCAATATTGTGCATGACACCTGCAACCAGCGTTG TTCCCATGATGCACGGTGGTACTCCGGCCACTGTGTCTGCAGCCACCACATCTGCCACAAGCGTTCCCTTCGCAACTGCCTCCACCAATCAG GACTCTTCCTTATCAAAGTTGACTACCAACGAATACATGCAATTG ATTCCAATAATATCTGCAGATCATCTGAGTAGTCACAAGTACTTGACTCAAATGTAG